A single genomic interval of Gemmatimonadota bacterium harbors:
- the hutU gene encoding urocanate hydratase, translating into MTGTEDLERRSAGRHPIRAPGGAKIRCKGWTQEAALRMLMNNLDPEVAENPDELVVYGGRGRAARDWASFDAIVKCLTNLENDETLLVQSGKPVGVFRTAPGAPRVLIANSNLVGRWATWEHFDELERRGLTMYGQMTAGSWIYIGTQGILQGTYETFGAMARTHFGGSLAGRWILTGGLGGMGGAQPLAATMNGAAALVVEVDGARIRRRIETRYCDRSTADLEEALELVTEATAAREALSVGLEGNCAEVLPELLRRGAIPDIVTDQTSAHDPLHGYVPAGLSPAAAADLRGSDPGEYRRRSLASIRVHCEAIVGMMEKGAVAVDYGNNLRGYAREAGFEDAFSYPGFVPAYVRPLFCDGKGPFRWAALSGDPSDIRRTDELVLGMFPQDRHLCRWIRLARERVAFQGLPARICWLGQGERARFGVALNDLVASGEISAPVVIGRDHLDTGSVASPFRETESMLDGSDAVADWPILNALLNTASGASWVSFHHGGGVGMGDSLHAGQVLVADGTPAMRDRIERVLTNDPGLGVVRHADAGYEDAVETARRHGLAIPMGG; encoded by the coding sequence ATGACGGGAACCGAAGACCTCGAGAGGCGATCTGCGGGCCGACACCCGATTCGGGCGCCTGGAGGTGCGAAGATCCGCTGCAAGGGGTGGACCCAGGAAGCCGCGCTGCGGATGCTGATGAACAACCTCGACCCGGAGGTCGCCGAGAATCCGGACGAGCTCGTCGTCTACGGAGGCAGGGGACGGGCCGCCCGCGACTGGGCGTCCTTCGACGCGATCGTCAAATGCCTGACGAATCTGGAGAACGACGAGACGCTCCTGGTCCAGTCGGGGAAACCGGTCGGCGTCTTCCGGACCGCGCCGGGCGCGCCCCGGGTGCTGATCGCCAACTCCAATCTCGTGGGACGTTGGGCGACCTGGGAGCATTTCGACGAACTCGAGCGACGCGGTCTTACGATGTACGGCCAGATGACGGCGGGTTCGTGGATCTACATCGGCACCCAGGGCATCCTCCAGGGCACCTACGAGACCTTCGGCGCGATGGCGCGAACGCACTTCGGCGGCTCGCTGGCCGGGCGGTGGATCCTGACTGGCGGACTGGGAGGCATGGGAGGGGCCCAGCCGCTCGCGGCGACCATGAACGGTGCCGCTGCGCTCGTGGTGGAGGTGGACGGCGCCCGCATCCGACGCAGGATCGAAACCCGCTACTGCGACCGCTCGACCGCCGACCTCGAAGAAGCTCTCGAGTTGGTGACGGAGGCGACCGCAGCCCGCGAGGCCCTCTCGGTGGGGCTCGAAGGCAACTGTGCCGAGGTGCTGCCCGAGCTCCTCCGCCGCGGCGCGATTCCCGACATAGTCACGGACCAGACCTCGGCGCACGACCCTCTGCACGGCTACGTGCCCGCAGGCCTCTCGCCGGCAGCCGCGGCCGATCTGCGCGGAAGCGATCCCGGCGAGTACCGACGGCGGTCGTTGGCGTCGATCCGCGTACACTGCGAGGCGATCGTGGGGATGATGGAGAAGGGGGCGGTGGCGGTCGATTACGGCAACAACCTCCGGGGTTACGCCCGCGAGGCCGGGTTCGAGGACGCCTTCAGCTACCCGGGCTTCGTACCCGCGTACGTGCGCCCTCTGTTCTGCGACGGGAAGGGACCTTTCCGCTGGGCGGCTCTTTCGGGCGATCCGTCCGACATTCGCCGCACCGACGAACTCGTCTTAGGAATGTTCCCCCAGGACCGACACCTCTGCCGCTGGATACGCCTCGCTCGCGAGCGCGTGGCCTTTCAGGGGCTGCCCGCCCGCATCTGCTGGCTGGGGCAGGGCGAACGCGCCCGTTTCGGGGTCGCGCTCAACGACTTGGTGGCGAGCGGCGAGATCTCGGCGCCAGTGGTGATCGGACGCGATCACCTCGACACGGGTTCCGTAGCCTCCCCGTTTCGTGAAACCGAGTCGATGCTGGACGGATCGGACGCGGTGGCCGACTGGCCCATCCTCAACGCGCTGCTCAACACCGCCTCGGGAGCGAGCTGGGTCTCGTTCCATCACGGCGGCGGCGTGGGGATGGGAGACTCTCTCCATGCCGGT